GGTGATGAACCCGGCAACCGTCGTTGTGTCGTCGACCGTCTCGTCGACGACGAGCACCGTCGTATCAGGGTCGGTGAGCAGGTCTTCCAGAGACGTATCGTCGAACTCCTGTTCGAGTATCGTCTCGATCTGCTGAGGGCTGAGCGAGTACGACGATTGCAGGGAGTCGCGCGCTATCGCTCTGATACGTTCCCGGTCGTCGGACTCCGCTGGGCGAACCTCCATACGGTATGTTATCGTCGAACAGGGATAAGTCGTCGCCCGGTCCGTTCGTCGACGGTGGTCGGAGCGTGCCTCGTGGCGTCGAACGCCCGGGAACCCACCGTCCCGAACGACGCTGGCGACCGGCGCAGTTCGCGTGTGAACGTGGGAGTCGATCAGCTGAGCATGAGCGGTCCCATCGAGAGCGTCTGCTTGGCGAGCGTCGCGAGCCGCAGGATGTAGGCCGCGAACAGGAGGAATGGTAGCGTCGAGACGGCAAACGCAGCGCTAACGACCCAGAGAATGCTCTCGATGCCGAGGAACGTGCCGGTGAACGTCGTCGCGTCGACGAAGACGACCATCCCCCCAGCGACGGTGAACGCGATAACTGCGGCGTACAGGATGGCTCGTGAGAGTTTCACCAGTGCCCACTGGATGTAGAGGTCCTTGACGTACTCGCGGACCACCCCGTACATCGTAAGTGCCTCGAGCAGATCCCTGAACGCGGTCCGTTCCGCGTCGGTGAGGGAGTCCTCGTACGCCATCCCCAGCCGGCGAACGTCGTGCATCTTCCGGTCGTAGCTGTAGTCGAGTGCGGGAGAGACGACGTCGAAGGTACCGAAATCCGTGTCTTCGAGGTGGCCGCGTGCGTGGTCTGCGTTCTCCAACAGGTCGGTGACGTACTCGTCCACCTTCCTGTAGAGCTCCTGGTTTCCAGTTTCGGAGACGGTGTCTCGCAGTATCTTCGCTCGCTGTTCGCTCGTTTCGATGAGTGCGTCGAGGTAGTCCGCAGGGTCGGCGGGCGTCGTCGTCCCGAGGAGGCTGTCGGTGTTCTGGCGGAAGTCCATCGTCACGTCCATCCGACCGCGTTGTTCGCCGAGGGAGCCGATTTCCTGGGAGAGGACGAGCTGATTGATCGTGACGACGAGCGTCGTTCCGGTGATGATCGCGCCGACGAGACCGGCGAACACCGTCTCAATCATGTCGCTCGACTGCATGGTAGAGAGCAACGACACCGGCTTCAGCACGCCCCAGATCATGAACACGAGGAAGATCAGGAACGCGAGCGCGCCAGCGACGACCCACCGGTTAGCCCCGAGCAGCAACCAGAACCAGTACTTGTTGACGTCCGTCCGTTCACGTAGCGTGCTGTCCGTCGAGAAGTCACTCATGAGAGACTGGGCGTTTGAACAGCAGTAGTTTCGTGCCGCCACCGTCGTAGCTGATAGTCCCTGTGAGTTCCCAGCCCGCTGCACCGAGCCGGTTGAGTTCGTCCGTCGGATCGACCGTCTCCCGCTTGGTCAGGCCCTTCGGCGGTTCGAGCGTCTTGTACTCCCATTGCTGGTGCATTTCGGTTCCCATGATTCGTATTCGTCTCTCAGGGTGATGACTCTGCTGACGAGCCGCTTCTCGCCGTGTACTGATTGAGAACGGAGCGGTGTGCTCGTGCTTCGTGCATCTGGCAGTTCGAATTACTCACGAAACAGACTCTCCGATGGGACCACCGATTCCCACCCGAGTCGGCTCTGGTGTTCGAGACCCGGGTCGGGAACAATAGATTGGAATCCCAGACGGGAGCCAGGCGGAACTGTAACGCCTCAGCGCTGGGATCCGCGGAGGAGCAGCGGCTCGATGGCGAGTGTCCGTTTCGCGATGGTGAGGATGCGAAGGACGTACGAGACGAACAGCATGAATGGAACGAGCGTCACCGCAAACGCACCGCCCACGACGAGGATGATGTGATCGAAACCGAGTGTGCTTCCCGGGAACGTCCCCGCATCGACGATCGCAACCATGATACCCGCAACGGCCACTGCCGGGACTGCAGCATAGAGGATCATCTGAGACAGGCTGATGAGTGCCCACTGGAAGTACAGCGTCTTGATGTGTTCCCGCGCCGGGCCAAAAAGGGACAGCGCTGTTTTGAGGTCGTCTAGCAAGCCGTGTTCTTCCTCGGTGAGGCTCTCTTCGTATTCGTGGGCGAGCCGTTCAACTTGGAAGATTTTCCAGCTATAGTTGAAATTCAGTGCGGCGAATAACACATCGAACGTGCCGAACTGCGCTCCGTCGAGTTGGTCACGTACCGCGCCAGCGTTCCCAGTGACGCTCTCAGTGAATTCATCGACCTCATCTCGGAGGTCCTCATCAGCGTTCTCGCCAATAGACTCTCGAAGAGCCGTGGCTCGTTGTGCCGTGACCCCGATGATCTGCCTGAGGAATTCGGATGGATCGGCAGGACTCGGAGCCCCGATCAATTCTTCGGTGAAGTCCCGGAAATCCATCGAACTGGCCATGCGCTCGCGTTGGTCGCCGAGCGGGCCGTTCTCCTGAGTGAGGACGAGCTGACCGATCGTGACGACGAGCGTCGTCCCAGTCACGATGACCGTGATCATCG
This portion of the Haloarchaeobius salinus genome encodes:
- a CDS encoding DUF4177 domain-containing protein, encoding MGTEMHQQWEYKTLEPPKGLTKRETVDPTDELNRLGAAGWELTGTISYDGGGTKLLLFKRPVSHE